A genomic region of Bubalus kerabau isolate K-KA32 ecotype Philippines breed swamp buffalo chromosome 10, PCC_UOA_SB_1v2, whole genome shotgun sequence contains the following coding sequences:
- the LOC129620538 gene encoding olfactory receptor 4F15-like, with protein MGGLNDSMVNEFVLLALSCSWEKRLFLILLCSLLYLAVILGNLFIFFLVIFDSHLHSPMYFLLANLSLIDVGLSSTTVPKIITDLLNEDKIISFQSCMTQICFIHTIGGVEMVLLIAMAFDRCTAICKPLHYLKIMNPKICVSFVITGWVIGVIHAMSQLLFVIKLPFCGPNEVDSFYCDFPKIIKLACTEGAKLEFIVTANSGFMSMGTFFLLILSYSFILVTVWKRSSGDLSKAFVTLSAHITVVFLFFTPCMFLYVWPSPPPSLDKNLFIVDFAITPVLNPAIYTLRNKDIKVSIKRLLKKIFYSRFC; from the coding sequence ATGGGTGGACTAAATGACTCTATGGTCAATGAGTTTGTGTTATTGGCCCTTTCTTGCTCTTGGGAGAAAAGGCTTTTTCTTATTTTGCTATGTTCTTTGCTCTACTTAGCGGTCATCTTGGGAaacctgtttattttctttttagtaatttttGATTCTCACTTACATTCTCCTATGTACTTCCTACTCGCCAACCTGTCCCTCATTGATGTGGGCCTTTCCTCTACCACAGTCCCCAAGATAATCACAGACCTCttaaatgaagacaaaataataTCTTTCCAAAGTTGTATGACACAGATATGTTTCATCCACACCATAGGAGGAGTGGAGATGGTGTTACTTATAGCCATGGCATTTGACAGGTGCACGGCAATATGTAAGCCTCTTCACTACTTGAAAATCATGAACCCTAAAATATGTGTTTCATTTGTAATCACTGGCTGGGTAATTGGGGTGATCCATGCTATGTCTCAACTTTTATTTGTTATAAAATTGCCATTCTGTGGGCCTAACGAAGTAGACAGCTTTTATTGTGACTTTCCTAAGATTATAAAACTTGCATGCACAGAGGGAGCCAAGCTTGAGTTTATTGTTACTGCCAACAGTGGCTTCATGAGCATGGGCACCTTCTTCCTGCTGATCCTTTCCTACTCCTTCATTTTGGTCACTGTCTGGAAACGTTCTTCAGGAGACTTGTCCAAGGCATTTGTCACTTTGTCAGCTCACATCactgtggtttttttgtttttcactccATGCATGTTTCTCTATGTCTGGCCTTCTCCTCCACCATCACTTGATAAAAATCTGTTCATTGTTGACTTTGCTATTACCCCTGTATTGAATCCTGCCATCTATACACTGAGGAACAAAGATATAAAAGTATCAATAAAAAGATTGctcaaaaagatattttattccAGATTTTGTTGA